One part of the Flavobacterium johnsoniae UW101 genome encodes these proteins:
- a CDS encoding Crp/Fnr family transcriptional regulator: protein MDISLILDHIYQLPEQSKKDLLLTINLITRPKGNIILKAGKVESSIYFIKKGIVRAYIDDDNNDVTFWFGKEGETIISMKSYVENQNGYENIELLEECELYELKTADLERLFNSDIHIANWGRKFAEKELIKTEERLISKLFKNASERYIDLLKNNPELIKRIQLGHIASYLGITQVSLSRIRAELK, encoded by the coding sequence ATGGATATTTCTCTAATTCTCGACCATATATATCAGTTACCAGAACAATCAAAAAAAGATTTATTACTGACAATCAATTTAATAACACGTCCAAAAGGAAATATAATACTAAAAGCAGGCAAAGTAGAATCCAGCATTTATTTTATTAAAAAAGGAATTGTAAGGGCATATATTGATGACGATAATAATGATGTTACTTTTTGGTTTGGTAAAGAAGGAGAAACTATTATCTCGATGAAAAGTTATGTCGAAAACCAAAATGGTTATGAAAACATAGAACTTCTGGAAGAATGCGAATTGTATGAATTAAAAACAGCCGATTTAGAACGATTGTTTAATTCTGACATTCACATTGCCAACTGGGGCAGAAAATTTGCCGAAAAAGAACTTATAAAAACCGAAGAAAGATTGATATCCAAGCTTTTTAAAAATGCTTCTGAACGTTATATAGATCTTTTAAAAAACAATCCTGAACTTATTAAAAGAATTCAGTTAGGACATATTGCTTCTTATCTGGGTATTACACAAGTAAGCTTAAGCAGAATACGGGCTGAATTAAAATAA
- a CDS encoding DMT family transporter has protein sequence MNWIILIIAGLFEVAFATCLGKAKETAGMEMYYWYIGFFASLTISMLLLIKATETLPMGTAYAVWTGIGAVGTVLMGIFVFKEPATFWRLFFLVTLVSSIVGLKAVSH, from the coding sequence ATGAACTGGATTATTTTAATTATTGCAGGCCTTTTTGAAGTAGCCTTTGCAACTTGCCTTGGAAAAGCAAAAGAAACCGCAGGAATGGAAATGTATTATTGGTATATTGGTTTCTTTGCCTCTTTAACAATAAGTATGCTGCTGCTGATAAAAGCTACCGAAACGCTCCCAATGGGAACTGCATACGCCGTATGGACAGGAATTGGTGCGGTTGGAACTGTGTTAATGGGAATATTTGTTTTTAAAGAACCGGCAACTTTCTGGAGATTGTTTTTTCTTGTAACCTTAGTAAGTTCTATCGTAGGGCTTAAAGCGGTTTCTCATTAA
- a CDS encoding T9SS type A sorting domain-containing protein, producing the protein MKKITTLFLLVSINVFSQIYVGATTPLYVKNQVLFVNQGINLAANSNVYLRNNSQLLQGTSGTSTNSGTGTISVYQEGTSDNFEYNYWCSPVGTPSAGAGNTNFGIALLNRPSTVTASTPATILPLSSLDGTANPLAIASRWIYKLANADSYWQWVQVGSASTIAPGEGFTMKGTSGTDTADPEGTSIVNNPGSSQRYDFRGKPNDGNISVSVGAAGASTLTGNPYPSALHLNAFLLDPSNSACTRIAYFWEQDKTTNSHYLAAYRAGYGAYAPMSVNTNGVYTAATFNSYNGDGTVNTVGSPSGIVIERRYSPIGQGFIIYGNTSGTVTFRNSHRIFVKEAAGSSQFEKPSKVKTLNENKKTDEEDEITDVPHFKINTIINNQFTRQIALAFLPEATDNIDAGMDALSMDDDLPNDVLFWLEDAGYVIQGVNFDVSKKIPLHVKATASSTFKFSVPIITNFDPSQNIYLYDALDSSYHDIKNSSYEVTLASGVYNDRFKIAFKNETLGIDDNNKSSFFIAQDNYNQLLKASNPDTRNFKSFSLYDISGKKVLFKNNLGTEQNYSFSTSGLSHGVYIAVFLTDDNEKISQKVIISNSRN; encoded by the coding sequence ATGAAAAAAATTACTACCTTATTTCTTTTGGTTTCGATTAATGTTTTTTCTCAAATATATGTAGGAGCCACTACACCTCTTTATGTAAAAAATCAAGTATTGTTTGTTAATCAAGGTATAAACTTAGCTGCAAACTCTAATGTATATTTACGGAATAATTCGCAGCTGCTTCAAGGTACGAGCGGTACTTCAACAAATTCAGGAACAGGAACAATTTCAGTTTATCAGGAAGGAACATCTGATAATTTCGAGTACAATTATTGGTGTTCTCCAGTCGGTACGCCATCTGCAGGAGCAGGAAATACTAATTTTGGAATTGCCCTGCTTAACCGACCTTCGACTGTAACTGCTTCTACTCCTGCCACAATTCTTCCTCTCTCAAGCCTTGATGGAACAGCAAATCCGTTAGCCATAGCTTCCCGCTGGATTTATAAATTAGCCAACGCAGACAGTTATTGGCAGTGGGTTCAAGTAGGAAGTGCTTCTACTATTGCGCCAGGCGAAGGGTTTACGATGAAAGGAACAAGCGGCACAGATACGGCAGATCCGGAAGGAACAAGTATCGTAAATAATCCCGGCAGTTCGCAGCGATATGATTTTAGGGGAAAACCAAATGATGGTAATATTTCTGTTTCTGTTGGAGCTGCAGGAGCCTCCACTCTTACAGGTAATCCTTATCCTTCTGCTCTGCATCTTAATGCATTTTTGTTAGATCCGTCAAATAGTGCATGTACCAGAATTGCCTATTTTTGGGAACAGGATAAAACCACAAATTCTCATTATTTAGCTGCTTATCGTGCTGGTTATGGCGCTTATGCCCCTATGAGTGTAAATACAAATGGTGTATATACCGCTGCTACTTTCAATAGTTATAATGGAGATGGTACAGTAAATACAGTGGGATCTCCATCGGGAATTGTAATCGAACGCAGATATTCGCCTATAGGTCAAGGTTTCATTATTTATGGAAACACGAGCGGAACAGTTACTTTTAGAAACTCTCACCGCATTTTTGTAAAAGAAGCTGCAGGTTCCTCACAATTTGAAAAACCTTCTAAAGTAAAAACACTTAATGAAAATAAAAAAACCGATGAGGAAGATGAAATTACAGATGTTCCGCACTTCAAAATAAATACCATAATAAACAATCAGTTTACAAGACAAATTGCCCTTGCATTTCTTCCAGAAGCAACAGATAATATCGATGCAGGAATGGATGCTCTTAGTATGGATGATGATTTACCCAACGATGTTTTGTTTTGGCTTGAAGATGCCGGGTATGTAATTCAAGGTGTTAATTTTGATGTATCAAAAAAAATTCCGCTTCATGTAAAGGCAACGGCCAGCAGTACTTTCAAATTTTCTGTGCCTATAATTACAAATTTTGATCCTTCCCAAAATATTTATTTGTATGATGCTTTGGATTCTTCCTATCATGATATAAAAAACAGTTCTTATGAAGTCACTCTTGCATCTGGGGTTTATAATGACCGATTTAAGATTGCTTTTAAAAATGAAACACTCGGCATTGATGACAATAATAAATCCAGCTTTTTTATAGCTCAGGATAATTACAATCAGCTTTTAAAAGCTTCTAATCCAGACACGAGAAATTTTAAATCTTTCAGTCTTTATGATATATCTGGCAAAAAAGTTTTATTCAAAAACAATTTAGGAACAGAACAAAACTATAGTTTCTCTACATCTGGCTTAAGCCATGGAGTTTACATTGCTGTATTTCTAACAGACGATAACGAAAAAATATCCCAAAAAGTAATTATTTCAAATTCCCGAAATTAA